The Streptomyces sp. NBC_01197 genome window below encodes:
- a CDS encoding low temperature requirement protein A — translation MSEETTAYGAGHGGFPLPGVRMRARDPDEPHRASTPLELFFDLCFVVAVSQAGSRLVHALADGHPAHGITGYLLVFFAIWWAWVNFSWFASAYDTDDVLYRIATLVQIAGVLVLAAGVPRAFDHADFGIAVVGYLIMRVVLTLQWLRAARSETGAARTTALRYAAGLVVVQIGWVVLLLLPHAAWQWGFVPMAAADLSVPAFAEHHHRTHWHPHHIAERYGLFTIIMLGETVAAATVAVQSAVDESAALGELLPIAAGGLVIVFSAYWIYFAVPIHEHLVSNRQAFLWGYGHYLVFGSAAAIGAGIEVTVEQVTGHADIPAVAAAAAATVPTALFLLTVSLLHTRHFKRGAAQQAVLPVSVPLVLATTFAGHWAVPLAGLVTAATVAVGSGLAHREPGTAGPTASA, via the coding sequence ATGAGCGAAGAGACGACGGCGTACGGGGCAGGACACGGCGGGTTCCCGCTGCCAGGAGTGCGGATGCGGGCCCGGGACCCCGACGAGCCGCACCGCGCCTCCACCCCGCTGGAGCTCTTCTTCGACCTGTGCTTCGTCGTCGCGGTGTCGCAGGCGGGCAGCCGTCTGGTGCACGCGCTGGCCGATGGCCACCCGGCCCACGGGATCACCGGCTATCTGCTCGTCTTCTTCGCGATCTGGTGGGCCTGGGTCAACTTCTCCTGGTTCGCGTCCGCGTACGACACCGACGACGTGCTCTACCGGATCGCCACCCTGGTCCAGATCGCCGGCGTGCTCGTCCTCGCCGCCGGGGTCCCGCGCGCCTTCGACCACGCCGACTTCGGGATCGCGGTCGTCGGCTACCTGATCATGCGCGTCGTGCTGACGCTCCAGTGGCTCCGGGCGGCGCGCAGCGAGACGGGCGCCGCCCGGACCACGGCCCTGCGGTACGCGGCCGGGCTCGTGGTCGTACAGATCGGCTGGGTCGTTCTGCTGCTGCTTCCGCACGCCGCCTGGCAGTGGGGCTTCGTGCCCATGGCCGCAGCCGATCTGTCGGTGCCCGCGTTCGCCGAGCACCACCACCGGACCCACTGGCATCCGCACCACATCGCCGAACGCTACGGGCTCTTCACCATCATCATGCTCGGTGAGACCGTCGCGGCCGCTACGGTCGCGGTGCAGTCGGCGGTGGACGAGTCGGCCGCGCTCGGCGAACTGCTGCCGATCGCGGCCGGCGGTCTCGTCATCGTCTTCTCCGCCTACTGGATCTACTTCGCGGTGCCCATCCACGAGCACCTGGTCTCCAACCGGCAGGCGTTCCTCTGGGGTTACGGCCACTATCTGGTCTTCGGCTCGGCCGCCGCGATCGGCGCGGGCATCGAGGTCACCGTCGAGCAGGTGACGGGCCACGCGGACATCCCGGCGGTCGCGGCAGCGGCGGCGGCCACCGTGCCCACCGCGCTGTTCCTGCTCACGGTCTCGCTGCTGCACACGCGCCATTTCAAACGGGGCGCGGCCCAGCAGGCGGTCCTGCCGGTCAGCGTGCCACTGGTGCTCGCGACCACCTTCGCCGGTCACTGGGCGGTGCCGCTGGCCGGCCTCGTCACCGCCGCCACCGTCGCGGTGGGCAGCGGGCTGGCGCACCGGGAGCCGGGCACGGCGGGCCCTACTGCCTCTGCTTGA
- a CDS encoding L,D-transpeptidase: MGRVKGGMGIALLVSAVLAGTSACGGSASASASGDSANGGPAKPSASAHPSPTHPAGPPMLLETIAPKTGTTVGVAMPVSVVFTNPVATSARATVEKHLKVSTSAPVTGAWHWFSSTRADWRPEKYWQPGTKVTLNADLKDVSNGNGRYGTHNYQHKFTIGDDVEATASVPGHSMKVTSGGKPVRTLPIDAGSPSFPSWDGTMAVMDKAKEVHMTSCSVGISCTKGSPDFYDLTLPWDVHLTNSGTYIHYSTGDPYPGHSYGSHGCVHLSMADAKWFYDFVKQGDPITITGSPRGKAAGDNGYADFNLSWEQWLKDSATGQQTTTTG; this comes from the coding sequence ATGGGGCGGGTCAAGGGCGGCATGGGGATCGCACTGCTGGTCAGCGCGGTACTGGCGGGCACGAGCGCCTGTGGGGGAAGTGCCTCGGCGTCCGCATCGGGCGACTCGGCGAACGGGGGGCCGGCCAAGCCGTCGGCGAGCGCACACCCGTCACCGACCCACCCGGCGGGCCCGCCGATGCTGCTGGAGACGATAGCCCCGAAGACCGGTACGACCGTCGGGGTCGCGATGCCGGTCTCGGTGGTCTTCACCAACCCGGTCGCCACCTCGGCCCGTGCCACGGTCGAGAAGCACCTCAAGGTCTCCACGTCCGCACCGGTCACCGGCGCATGGCACTGGTTCAGCAGCACCCGCGCCGACTGGCGGCCCGAGAAGTACTGGCAGCCCGGCACCAAGGTGACACTGAACGCGGACCTGAAGGACGTGAGCAACGGCAACGGCCGTTACGGCACGCACAACTACCAGCACAAGTTCACCATCGGTGATGACGTCGAGGCCACCGCGTCGGTGCCCGGCCACTCGATGAAGGTGACGAGCGGCGGCAAGCCGGTCCGTACCCTCCCGATCGACGCGGGCAGCCCCAGCTTCCCCTCCTGGGACGGCACGATGGCCGTGATGGACAAGGCCAAGGAGGTCCACATGACCTCGTGCAGCGTCGGCATCAGCTGCACCAAGGGCAGCCCCGACTTCTACGACCTGACCCTGCCCTGGGACGTGCACCTCACCAACTCCGGCACCTACATCCACTACTCGACCGGCGACCCCTACCCGGGCCACAGCTACGGCTCGCACGGCTGCGTGCACCTCTCGATGGCCGACGCCAAGTGGTTCTACGACTTCGTCAAGCAGGGTGACCCGATCACCATCACCGGCTCCCCGCGCGGCAAGGCGGCCGGTGACAACGGCTACGCCGACTTCAACCTCTCCTGGGAGCAGTGGCTTAAGGACAGCGCCACCGGCCAGCAGACGACCACCACCGGCTGA
- a CDS encoding inositol monophosphatase family protein encodes MIDSYASSDDAAVAIAGARAGADVVRNMYGQRLSRIDKGAGDFATAADVEAEEAILGVIRAARPDDAVLGEEGGQHGAADAVRQWLVDPLCGTLNYAVGNMLVAVNVALRDGAAAVADPFSGEVFFTNGETAWVRHDGADDALLTPTPSTRLVDVNLDPPFPSAPGFRAVDLLACPEFVERFRPRVVSTTLALAWVAAGKRAAYVTDGGDLSRSVHFAAGIALCRAAGCVVTSIDGAPMGEAGRGLVVAADEETHGLLMSMLCSRS; translated from the coding sequence ATGATCGACTCATACGCGAGCTCCGACGATGCTGCAGTCGCGATAGCCGGGGCGCGGGCCGGCGCGGACGTGGTCCGCAACATGTACGGCCAGCGGCTCAGCCGCATCGACAAGGGTGCGGGGGACTTTGCCACCGCCGCCGATGTGGAGGCAGAGGAGGCGATCCTCGGCGTCATCCGTGCCGCACGGCCCGATGATGCGGTGCTCGGCGAGGAAGGCGGGCAGCATGGTGCCGCCGACGCTGTGCGCCAGTGGTTGGTGGATCCCCTGTGCGGCACGCTGAACTACGCCGTCGGCAACATGCTGGTGGCCGTCAACGTGGCGCTGCGCGATGGGGCGGCGGCCGTGGCCGACCCATTCAGCGGCGAGGTTTTCTTCACCAACGGGGAGACCGCCTGGGTGCGACATGACGGGGCCGACGACGCACTGCTGACGCCCACGCCGTCTACCCGATTGGTGGATGTCAACCTGGATCCGCCGTTCCCGAGTGCGCCGGGATTCCGGGCCGTGGATCTGCTGGCCTGCCCTGAGTTCGTCGAGCGTTTCCGGCCGCGCGTCGTATCCACGACGCTGGCGCTTGCCTGGGTGGCTGCCGGCAAACGGGCCGCGTATGTCACCGATGGCGGCGACCTCTCCAGGAGCGTGCATTTCGCGGCCGGCATCGCGTTGTGTCGAGCAGCTGGCTGCGTTGTCACCAGCATCGACGGTGCCCCGATGGGTGAGGCAGGTCGTGGGCTTGTGGTCGCCGCCGACGAGGAGACTCACGGGCTGCTGATGTCGATGCTGTGCAGCCGAAGCTAG
- a CDS encoding GrpB family protein — protein MPFPDERGQVAVVEYRPQWPMEFELLAGMLRDALGDLVLGVDHVGSTSVPGLPAKDCIDVQVRMTSIDEARDVPLLAVIGFRCRPEPWNRVEVSGGQRCHKLVFAPPAGARSCNVHLREDAGPNARFALLFRAYLRADEDARRAWGAFKQRLALSVPDLSDYGQIKAPATEVLMAAAERWAADTGWSAPAAA, from the coding sequence ATGCCGTTTCCCGATGAGCGCGGTCAGGTTGCCGTGGTGGAGTACCGCCCGCAGTGGCCGATGGAGTTCGAGCTGCTTGCAGGGATGCTGCGAGATGCGCTGGGTGACCTCGTGCTCGGGGTCGACCACGTGGGATCCACTTCGGTACCGGGCTTGCCGGCCAAGGACTGCATTGATGTGCAGGTGCGGATGACGTCGATCGACGAGGCCAGGGATGTACCGCTGCTTGCGGTGATCGGCTTCCGGTGCCGCCCGGAGCCGTGGAACCGCGTCGAAGTCTCCGGCGGCCAGCGGTGTCACAAACTCGTCTTCGCGCCACCGGCCGGCGCAAGGTCGTGCAACGTCCACTTGCGGGAGGACGCCGGACCTAATGCCCGCTTTGCCCTGCTGTTTCGCGCCTACCTGCGTGCGGACGAGGACGCCCGTCGGGCGTGGGGCGCATTCAAGCAGCGGCTGGCACTGAGCGTGCCGGACCTGTCGGACTATGGGCAGATCAAGGCCCCCGCTACGGAGGTATTGATGGCTGCGGCCGAACGGTGGGCCGCCGACACCGGCTGGAGCGCTCCCGCAGCGGCTTGA
- a CDS encoding TetR/AcrR family transcriptional regulator — MADRARQIMAAARELLDAEGPEALSMRRIAERVGIRAPSLYKHFPDKAAVEAGLQAQGMVRLAQDMEAAEAEIGDDPPLLVLASAYRQHALAGPHLYRLTHTRPLARAALPEGLEDRAAMPLARAVHGDIDIARSFWGFAHGMVTLELDGRFPPGADPDAAWRTGCEAFADLLQNKNGGDAL; from the coding sequence ATGGCCGACCGTGCGCGGCAGATCATGGCCGCTGCCCGGGAGTTGCTCGACGCTGAAGGGCCGGAGGCGTTGTCGATGCGACGCATTGCCGAGCGCGTCGGCATCCGGGCGCCTTCCTTGTACAAGCACTTTCCCGACAAGGCCGCTGTCGAGGCCGGGCTTCAAGCACAGGGGATGGTTCGCCTGGCGCAGGACATGGAGGCTGCTGAGGCCGAGATCGGCGACGATCCGCCCCTGCTGGTGCTCGCGAGCGCCTATCGGCAGCATGCGCTCGCCGGTCCGCATCTCTACCGCCTTACCCACACTCGGCCGCTCGCCCGCGCTGCGCTACCCGAAGGGCTCGAAGACCGCGCGGCGATGCCCCTGGCCCGCGCGGTGCATGGCGACATCGATATCGCGCGGTCGTTCTGGGGGTTCGCCCACGGCATGGTGACACTCGAACTCGACGGCCGATTCCCGCCCGGCGCGGACCCGGATGCCGCATGGCGCACCGGCTGCGAGGCGTTCGCCGACCTACTCCAGAACAAGAATGGCGGGGATGCCCTGTGA